The region CGCAGATTTCCCTGTCGACCCCACCTGTCGCAAGGGGATTTTCACCTCTGCCTATATCCGCTGCATCTAATATATGGAGGATCATGTGGGCAGAACGTAGGGCAGCCAAGGTCTGGGCCATGCTTTTCCTCAGATCAGAATCATGGTGAATGCCATCAGAAAGGCCCGTAGTGTCAATGAATTCTATCTCCTTCCGTCCTTTCCCGGCGGGCAAATCTAGTATAACTGATTGGAGACATCTGGTCAGATGGTGTCTGACCCCGACAAGTCTATTCACTGCATCCTCGATCCTGAGCGTTGACGACATCTTCTTGCCGTCCGGCGTCTCGAATATAATTGAGATCTCCTTGACTCTCAAAGATTCTGCCAGGGCAATCAGGAAGAGGGTCTTGCCAACATTCGCCTTGCCCACAATGATGCACCGCTTCACAGGCTATTGCCCCTCACTTATGTCCTCCCGCTTGATTACCATTAGATCCTCCCTGGTGGGGTTCGTCTTGTTCATGAGGCGAAGGGC is a window of Bacillota bacterium DNA encoding:
- a CDS encoding GTP-binding protein HSR1 codes for the protein MKRCIIVGKANVGKTLFLIALAESLRVKEISIIFETPDGKKMSSTLRIEDAVNRLVGVRHHLTRCLQSVILDLPAGKGRKEIEFIDTTGLSDGIHHDSDLRKSMAQTLAALRSAHMILHILDAADIGRGENPLATGGVDREICDFARFRCSYCIIANKMDLPEAEKGLEKIIHYAPPGGKVFPVSALKRQGLTEVKRYVTSQI